The proteins below come from a single Cervus elaphus chromosome 4, mCerEla1.1, whole genome shotgun sequence genomic window:
- the LOC122692855 gene encoding LOW QUALITY PROTEIN: zinc finger protein 2 homolog (The sequence of the model RefSeq protein was modified relative to this genomic sequence to represent the inferred CDS: deleted 2 bases in 1 codon; substituted 1 base at 1 genomic stop codon), which produces MFENYGSLAFLGLVSKLDLVAFLEQLKAPRNIRRMETTTSYPAMTPQDTQDLMPKNPTLEDVFPKANLGICQLFHLRTLNLMKAWEYTRVYERQRGCLHGHKEMETVTQNANITAKRNEQCESNWEKHPLQSSTSAETCKCLRKDFHPFLKHTCSLKVNLENLEGNLVSTANPHSDNSELRLRLNIHSSMSEHLQFNSEWENTQSNHFERSVSRGSFFFPQQIFSLHSKIYHVDDNGRDATQPSLFNTYCDVVNTQQCCMCNKMSQTLSKSSSSNNYKSIFDGLRRYSGNEPGYTVEGDSNLKNHLGPKSSMKDSKRHKCRNAFDQMSGFSLDKSTCTEERTCTEYGKVSSQSSELIKPQTVQNPQKENKCKVMEIHTGRKPFQCTECSKAFTSHSVLTQHQGIHTGEKPYTCTECSKAFTYNSSLIQHGRIHTGEKHKCTECSKAFVCYSQRMSDHQRTHTGEKPYKCKECGKAFHSRSLLTRHQRIHSGERPYKCKECNKAFIHRSHLTQHQRIHTGEKAYCAECGQTFICHSELIVHHRIHIGEKAYKCKECGKAFITNSALTQHHQIHTGDRRYKCRECGKAFIKVSGLTKHQRIHTGERPYSCTECGKAFAYNSTLTQHRXIHAGERPHKCKECNKAFPRLSLLTQHQRVHTGERPYKCTECGKAFGCKSTRAKHQRIHTGERPYKCTEYGKAFSQSAHLAKHLRRH; this is translated from the exons GGCTTGTCTCTAAGCTGGACCTGGTCGCCTTTCTGGAGCAATTGAAGGCTCCCAGGAATATAAGGAGAATGGAGACAACAACCAGTTACCCAG CTATGACTCCACAAGACACCCAGGATTTGATGCCGAAGAATCCAACGTTAGAAGATGTATTCCCAAAAGCAAACTTAGGAATATGTCAACTATTTCACCTCAGAACCTTAAATTTAATGAAAGCTTGGGAATATACGAGAGTATATGAAAGACAGAGAGGATGCTTACATGGACATAAAGAAATGGAGACAGTTACACAGAATGCTAACATTACtgcaaaaagaaatgagcaatGTGAGTCAAATTGGGAAAAACACCCACTTCAGTCTTCAACATCTGCCGAGACATGTAAGTGTTTAAGAAAAGATTTCCATCCCTTTTtgaaacatacatgttctctAAAAGTAAACCTGGAAAATCTGGAAGGTAATCTAGTCTCTACTGCAAATCCTCATTCAGACAATTCTGAACTTAGGCTTCGACTAAACATACATTCAAGCATGTCTGAACACCTACAATTTAACAGTGAGTGGGAAAACACACAGTCTAATCATTTTGAGAGATCCGTGAGCAGGGGGTCATTTTTCTTCCCCCAACAGatattttctctccattccaAGATATATCATGTTGATGATAATGGAAGAGATGCAACCCAACCATCATTGTTCAATACATATTGTGATGTGGTTAATACACAGCAATGTTGCATGTGCAATAAAATGAGTCAGACCTTAAGTAAGAGCTCCAGCTCCAATAATTACAAGAGTATTTTTGATGGACTGAGAAGGTATTCAGGCAATGAACCTGGGTATACGGTTGAAGGAGACTCCAACCTTAAGAATCATCTGGGACCCAAATCTTCAATGAAGGATTCTAAACGTCATAAATGTAGAAATGCCTTTGATCAAATGTCAGGTTTTTCTCTCGATAAGAGTACTTGTACTGAAGAGAGGACTTGTACTGAATATGGTAAGGTTTCTAGTCAGTCTTCAGAACTTATTAAACCGCAGACTGTTCAGAatccacagaaagaaaacaagtgtaaGGTTAT GGAAATTCATACAGGAAGGAAACCTTTCCAATGTACAGAATGTAGCAAAGCGTTTACAAGTCACTCAGTTCTTACTCAACATCAgggaattcatactggagagaaaccttacacaTGTACAGAATGTAGCAAAGCCTTTACTTACAATTCAAGTCTTATTCAACATGGGCggattcatactggagagaaacataaatgtacagaatgtagcAAAGCCTTTGTCTGTTACTCACAACGAATG TCGGATCATCAGCgaactcatactggagagaagccttataaatgtaaagaatgtggcaaagccttccATAGTCGCTCACTTCTCACTCGACATCAGCGAATTCattctggggagagaccttataaatgtaaagaatgtaacaAAGCCTTTATCCATCGCTCACATCTTACCcaacatcagcgaattcatactggagagaaagcTTATTGTGCAGAGTGTGGCCAAACCTTTATTTGTCACTCAGAGTTAATTGTACATCATCGAATCCATATTGGGGAGAAAGCgtacaaatgtaaagaatgtggcaaggcctttatTACAAATTCGGCCCTTACTCAACATCACCAAATTCATACCGGGGATAGACGTTATAAATGTAGAgaatgtggcaaggcttttattaaggtttctggtcttactaaacatcagcgaatccatactggggagagaccataTTCATGTactgaatgtggcaaagcctttgcTTACAACTCAACGCTTACTCAACATCGGTGAATTCATGCTGGCGAGAGACctcataaatgtaaagaatgcaaCAAAGCCTTTCCTCGTCTCTCACTTCTTACTCAGCATCAGCGAGTGCATACCggagagagaccttataaatgtactgaatgtggcaaagcctttggTTGCAAGTCAACGCGTGCTAaacatcagcgaattcatactggagagagaccttataaatgtacagaatatgGCAAAGCCTTTAGTCAGAGTGCCCATCTCGCTAAACATCTGAGAAGACACTGA